From a single Candidatus Omnitrophota bacterium genomic region:
- a CDS encoding DUF108 domain-containing protein — MLNKKKVKIGIVGCGAIGEGVALFINKTLKHQAKLSALADMDELKAKKLSKKLRPNPQVCDIDNLIKKVDLIIEAASVDGARLVLSKALKYKKDVVILSVGALIKDFSLLQKIKRAKINIYLSSGAISGVDGLGALSLAKIKKVTLTTSKPPKGLIGADYLKDRNINLKKLKKEKVIFRGNVRQAIKHFPKNINVAATILISTAFKNVEVCIKADPKLKRNIHCIRVEAEEGNLDMSIQNAPSKINPKTSALAILSTQYLLKKLFSPFKIGS; from the coding sequence ATGTTAAATAAAAAAAAGGTAAAAATCGGTATTGTTGGTTGCGGGGCTATTGGCGAAGGCGTCGCTTTATTTATCAACAAAACTTTAAAGCACCAAGCTAAACTTTCAGCCTTAGCTGATATGGACGAGCTTAAAGCAAAAAAACTAAGTAAAAAGTTACGACCTAACCCACAAGTTTGTGATATTGACAATTTGATTAAAAAAGTTGATTTGATTATTGAAGCGGCCTCAGTGGATGGTGCTCGGTTGGTACTATCTAAGGCTTTGAAATATAAAAAAGATGTAGTAATTTTAAGCGTCGGTGCTTTGATTAAAGATTTTTCTCTACTGCAGAAGATTAAGCGGGCAAAAATTAATATTTATCTTTCATCTGGTGCTATTTCTGGCGTCGATGGCTTGGGGGCATTGAGCCTAGCAAAAATAAAAAAGGTAACACTTACAACATCTAAGCCTCCGAAGGGTCTTATTGGAGCGGATTACTTAAAGGATAGAAATATTAATCTAAAGAAGCTAAAGAAGGAAAAAGTGATCTTTAGAGGTAATGTTCGTCAAGCAATTAAACATTTTCCGAAGAACATAAATGTTGCCGCTACGATACTTATTTCAACTGCTTTTAAAAATGTTGAGGTCTGCATAAAGGCCGATCCAAAATTGAAGCGTAACATTCACTGCATAAGAGTGGAGGCTGAGGAAGGAAACCTAGATATGAGCATTCAAAATGCCCCTTCAAAAATAAATCCAAAAACTAGCGCTTTAGCGATTCTTTCCACACAGTACCTTCTTAAGAAACTTTTTTCTCCTTTCAAAATAGGAAGCTAA
- the panC gene encoding pantoate--beta-alanine ligase produces the protein MFVSGDIKKVRKALNLAKTKKRTVGFVPTMGALHAGHMSLVKAARNQCEFLVVSLFVNPIQFSPSGDDFREYPRNFRGDKKLLQAQGVDLVFNPSIKTIYPDGFSTVVEEHDLSNNLCGLSRPGHFKGVCTVISKLLNVVQPDIMYLGRKDYQQAQIIRRLIRDLNFSTKVKVLSIIRDKDGLALSSRNRLLTFKERKDAVVLYRALKLAKKKIVEGQRNSAQVTQSIRKLIASVRSAKIDYVEIVETKSLKRVNKIRGRILIALAVYIGRTRLIDNIILDVK, from the coding sequence ATGTTTGTAAGCGGTGATATAAAAAAAGTACGTAAAGCGCTAAATTTAGCCAAAACAAAAAAAAGAACTGTAGGGTTTGTGCCTACTATGGGTGCATTACATGCTGGACATATGTCTTTAGTCAAGGCTGCCCGAAATCAGTGTGAATTCTTAGTAGTGAGTCTTTTTGTTAATCCAATTCAGTTTTCTCCTAGTGGAGATGATTTTAGGGAGTATCCTCGTAATTTCAGGGGCGATAAAAAGTTACTTCAGGCCCAAGGGGTAGATTTAGTTTTTAATCCTTCAATCAAAACTATTTATCCGGATGGTTTTTCTACGGTCGTCGAAGAGCACGACTTAAGTAATAATCTTTGTGGGCTTTCGCGTCCAGGTCATTTTAAGGGAGTTTGTACGGTGATTTCTAAGTTGCTTAATGTTGTCCAACCAGATATAATGTATTTAGGCCGAAAAGATTATCAGCAAGCTCAGATTATTCGGCGGCTGATTCGAGATTTAAATTTCTCAACCAAAGTTAAAGTATTATCGATTATCAGAGATAAGGACGGACTAGCCTTAAGCTCAAGAAATCGACTCCTAACCTTTAAAGAACGAAAGGATGCGGTAGTGCTTTATCGAGCTCTCAAGCTTGCTAAGAAGAAGATTGTTGAAGGCCAAAGAAATTCAGCTCAAGTGACTCAGAGTATAAGAAAATTAATTGCTTCAGTAAGATCAGCCAAGATAGATTATGTCGAGATAGTTGAGACTAAAAGTTTAAAGCGAGTCAATAAGATTAGAGGCAGAATTCTAATTGCTTTAGCAGTGTATATTGGAAGGACTCGTTTGATCGATAATATTATTTTAGATGTTAAATAA